A stretch of Megalobrama amblycephala isolate DHTTF-2021 linkage group LG14, ASM1881202v1, whole genome shotgun sequence DNA encodes these proteins:
- the LOC125245903 gene encoding H-2 class II histocompatibility antigen, A-U alpha chain-like isoform X2, with protein sequence MDLRITILTLTTVLSTSAEFEHEAFEYVSCSDTEEEYYVGYDEEEAGHVDFKQKKGVSTLPDFMESRTFPGFYEIGLDAMVGCKHDLPIQIENFKNLSQEMDAPRTSVYPKDDVQLGVQNTLICHVTAFYPPSVNISWTKNNVHVSEGMSLSLYRPRKDLTFNIFSTLKFTPAEGDIYSCTVNHKALQGQPQTKIWDVDVALPSVGPAVFCGVGLTIGLMGVAVGVFFLIKGHNCN encoded by the exons ATGGACCTGCGCATAACCATTCTAACTCTAACCACTGTTCTTTCAACTAGTGCTGAAT TTGAACATGAAGCATTTGAATATGTTTCATGCTCTGATACAGAAGAAGAGTATTACGTTGGATATGATGAAGAGGAGGCAGGGcatgttgactttaaacagAAGAAAGGAGTATCAACATTACCCGACTTTATGGAATCTAGGACATTTCCCGGATTTTATGAAATTGGTCTTGATGCAATGGTAGGATGCAAACATGACTTACCAATACAAATTGAAAATTTCAAGAACCTGTCACAAGAAATGG ATGCACCCAGGACTTCAGTCTATCCAAAGGATGATGTTCAGCTGGGTGTTCAAAACACCCTCATCTGTCATGTGACTGCCTTCTATCCTCCATCTGTCAACATCTCATGGACTAAGAATAATGTTCATGTATCAGAGGGCATGAGTTTAAGTCTGTACCGTCCAAGGAAAGATCTTACCTTCAACATCTTTTCCACACTTAAGTTTACACCTGCTGAAGGAGACATTTACAGCTGCACGGTGAACCACAAAGCCCTCCAAGGTCAACCACAGACCAAAATATGGG ATGTTGATGTTGCCCTCCCAAGTGTTGGTCCAGCTGTGTTCTGTGGAGTGGGTCTGACTATTGGGCTGATGGGAGTAGCTGTGGGAGTGTTCTTCCTCATTAAAGGACACAACTGTAACTGA
- the LOC125245903 gene encoding H-2 class II histocompatibility antigen, A-U alpha chain-like isoform X1 — protein MSFLKKGKSGAQKRKEKKIKERKANEGKQSLTQFFEKKVEHEAFEYVSCSDTEEEYYVGYDEEEAGHVDFKQKKGVSTLPDFMESRTFPGFYEIGLDAMVGCKHDLPIQIENFKNLSQEMDAPRTSVYPKDDVQLGVQNTLICHVTAFYPPSVNISWTKNNVHVSEGMSLSLYRPRKDLTFNIFSTLKFTPAEGDIYSCTVNHKALQGQPQTKIWDVDVALPSVGPAVFCGVGLTIGLMGVAVGVFFLIKGHNCN, from the exons ATGTCTTTCCTTAAGAAAGGAAAATCAGGGGCtcaaaaacgaaaagaaaagaagattaAAGAGAGAAAGGCAAATGAGGGCAAGCAGTCGCTCACTcagttttttgaaaagaaag TTGAACATGAAGCATTTGAATATGTTTCATGCTCTGATACAGAAGAAGAGTATTACGTTGGATATGATGAAGAGGAGGCAGGGcatgttgactttaaacagAAGAAAGGAGTATCAACATTACCCGACTTTATGGAATCTAGGACATTTCCCGGATTTTATGAAATTGGTCTTGATGCAATGGTAGGATGCAAACATGACTTACCAATACAAATTGAAAATTTCAAGAACCTGTCACAAGAAATGG ATGCACCCAGGACTTCAGTCTATCCAAAGGATGATGTTCAGCTGGGTGTTCAAAACACCCTCATCTGTCATGTGACTGCCTTCTATCCTCCATCTGTCAACATCTCATGGACTAAGAATAATGTTCATGTATCAGAGGGCATGAGTTTAAGTCTGTACCGTCCAAGGAAAGATCTTACCTTCAACATCTTTTCCACACTTAAGTTTACACCTGCTGAAGGAGACATTTACAGCTGCACGGTGAACCACAAAGCCCTCCAAGGTCAACCACAGACCAAAATATGGG ATGTTGATGTTGCCCTCCCAAGTGTTGGTCCAGCTGTGTTCTGTGGAGTGGGTCTGACTATTGGGCTGATGGGAGTAGCTGTGGGAGTGTTCTTCCTCATTAAAGGACACAACTGTAACTGA